TGGTCGCCGCCGAGTGACGGCGCGGACGTCGTCGGACGACCACGGAAGTTACGGGTGAGCGGCGCCCTGTGTCCCGGAAGATCGAACGGTGCGGGTGGTCGTTCGACTGGCCACGACGTTCAGCCCGCGATCGCGGGAGATTTACAGGAGTCGGTGTGTAGGTTTCCGTGAGAGCCGAACGGAGTCAACACTATGGTCGATATCTCATCTGTCAGACTCGGTATCGTCGGTCTGGGTAACATCGGACACCACCACGCGGAGCGGTTCGTCGACCAGGGAGCGAACCTGGTCGGCGGTGTCGACATCGCGGAGGGGGCCCGTGCCTCTTTCGGCGACGAGTTCGGGGTTCCCACGTATCAGGACCACCACGAACTGTACGACGAGGTCGACGCCGTCGCCGTCACGACCCCCAACAAGTTCCACGAGCAGTACGTCGTCGACGCTCTGGAACAGGGGCTGGACGTACTCGTCGAGAAGCCGCTGGCCAACACGCTGGAGGCGGCCGAGCGGATCGCCGACGCGGCCCGCGCCGCGGAAGGCTTTTGTATGGTCGGCTTCCACACCCGCTTCGAGAGCCCCGTCGAGGTCATCAACGGCTACCGTCAGGAGGGTCGGTTCGGCGAGTTGAGCCACGTCGAGGCCAACTACATCCGACGGCGGGGCGTCCCCGGCCGCGGCTCGTGGTTCACGAGCAAGGAGGTCGCCGGCGGCGGCGCGCTCATCGACATCGGCGTCCACGCCGTCGACCTGTCGCTGTACCTGCTGGGCTACCCCGACGTCGAGGAGGTCTCGGGGGTCACCCGCTCGCAGTTCGGCGGCCGCGACGACTACACGTACATCCAGATGTGGGGCGACGACCAGGGCCCCGAAGGGTTCAACGTCGACGACTCCGCGACCGCCCTCATCCGCTGTGCCGAGGACCGCACCATCTCCCTGGAGGTCGCCTGGGCCGTCAACCGCCCGAAGAAACAGGAGTACGTCCTCCGCGGCACCGAGGCCGGCGCGACCTTCCGCCCCGGCGAGGGCGTCACTTTCCACGAGTCGGGGACCCAGGGCGCCGGCCACATGGTCGAGTCCGAGGTCGAGACCCGGGGCAACGACGCCCACGCCGCCGAACAGACCTACTTCCTCGAACACTGCGCGGCCGGCGAGACGCCCGAACGCAACACCGTCGACCAAGGCCTGACCGTCCAGCGCGTGCTCGACGGTATCTACCGCTCCAGCGAGACCGGCGAAGCCGTCCCGGTCGAAGACTGACCGCCGAGCGTCTCCCGTCTCCGACGACCGATTTCGGTCCCGATTCGACGACCGGCGGACCGTGCCCCGGCCCCGGTTCGGCCGGAGCCACGGCCGAGACTCGACCCGGACTCGGCGGTGGTCGCGGCGCTCCAGAAAGACTTAACTCGGAATAGAGTGGTCATTTTTAGCAACTGATGAAAGCGATCGCTGTCCAGCGAGGATCGGAGGGACCGACGGTGATAGAGAAGCCGCGGCCTGAGCCCGACGAGGGCGAGGCGTTGCTTCGGACGCTCAGGGTCGGGGTCGACGGGACCGACCACGAGGTCATCGGCGGCTCCCACGGCGGGTTCCCCGAGGGTGAGGACCACATGGTGCTGGGCCACGAGGCCGTCGCAGTCGTCGAAGACGCGAACGGCACCGACCTCGCGGAGGGCGACGTGGTCGTTCCGACCGTCCGGCGGCCGCCCGCGGAGGGGACCAACGACTACTTCGAGCGAGGCGAGCCCGACATGGCACCGGACGGCGAGTACGTCGAGCGTGGGATCGTCGGCGAGCACGGCTACATGGCCGAGTACGTCACGAGCG
This DNA window, taken from Halosimplex litoreum, encodes the following:
- a CDS encoding Gfo/Idh/MocA family protein → MVDISSVRLGIVGLGNIGHHHAERFVDQGANLVGGVDIAEGARASFGDEFGVPTYQDHHELYDEVDAVAVTTPNKFHEQYVVDALEQGLDVLVEKPLANTLEAAERIADAARAAEGFCMVGFHTRFESPVEVINGYRQEGRFGELSHVEANYIRRRGVPGRGSWFTSKEVAGGGALIDIGVHAVDLSLYLLGYPDVEEVSGVTRSQFGGRDDYTYIQMWGDDQGPEGFNVDDSATALIRCAEDRTISLEVAWAVNRPKKQEYVLRGTEAGATFRPGEGVTFHESGTQGAGHMVESEVETRGNDAHAAEQTYFLEHCAAGETPERNTVDQGLTVQRVLDGIYRSSETGEAVPVED